Proteins encoded together in one Chitinophaga sp. LS1 window:
- a CDS encoding thiolase family protein, with translation METAYIVAGYRTAVGKAKRGGFRFYRPDDLAVDVITGLLKSVPQLDPKRVDDLIVGNAVPEAEQGLQIGRMISVRALGIEVPGVTVNRYCASGLETIAIATAKIQSGMAHCIIAGGTESMSLVPVAGWKTVPNFKVASTTPEYYLGMGLTAEAVAKEYNISREDQDLFALNSHQKAIKAIQNGYFKEGILPINIDEVYVDEKGRKQQRSYTVDTDEGPRADTSAEALAKLKPVFAAGGSVTAGNSSQTSDGAAFVIVMSETMVKELGLTPIGRLVGCASAGVHPRIMGIGPVAAIPKVLQQTGKTLNDINLVELNEAFASQSVAVIRELGIDPDIVNINGGAIALGHPLGCTGAKLTVQILSDLKRLNQKYGIVTACVGGGQGIAGVIERL, from the coding sequence ATGGAAACAGCATACATTGTAGCCGGATACAGAACCGCTGTGGGAAAGGCTAAACGTGGCGGATTCCGCTTCTATCGCCCCGACGATCTCGCCGTAGATGTCATAACAGGTTTGTTAAAAAGCGTCCCCCAGCTTGACCCAAAGCGCGTCGATGACCTTATCGTAGGGAACGCCGTCCCCGAAGCTGAACAAGGTCTCCAGATAGGCAGAATGATCTCCGTCAGAGCCCTCGGCATCGAAGTACCCGGCGTAACCGTAAACAGATACTGCGCCTCCGGCCTTGAAACCATCGCCATCGCTACCGCCAAAATTCAATCCGGTATGGCCCACTGCATCATCGCCGGTGGCACCGAAAGTATGAGCCTGGTACCCGTAGCCGGCTGGAAAACAGTGCCGAATTTTAAAGTCGCCAGCACCACGCCAGAATACTACCTCGGCATGGGCCTCACCGCCGAAGCCGTGGCCAAAGAATACAACATCTCCCGCGAAGACCAGGACCTCTTCGCCCTCAACTCTCATCAAAAAGCCATCAAGGCTATCCAGAACGGCTACTTTAAAGAAGGGATCCTCCCCATCAACATAGATGAAGTATATGTTGATGAGAAAGGTCGCAAACAACAACGCTCCTACACCGTCGATACCGACGAAGGTCCCCGTGCCGATACATCTGCCGAAGCCCTCGCCAAACTAAAACCCGTTTTTGCCGCTGGTGGCAGCGTCACCGCCGGCAACTCCTCTCAGACCTCCGACGGCGCCGCCTTCGTAATCGTCATGAGCGAAACCATGGTCAAAGAATTGGGATTGACTCCCATCGGTCGCCTCGTTGGTTGCGCTTCCGCAGGTGTACACCCACGCATTATGGGCATCGGCCCCGTTGCTGCCATTCCGAAAGTTTTGCAACAAACTGGAAAGACCCTGAACGATATCAACCTCGTTGAACTGAATGAAGCCTTTGCCTCTCAATCTGTAGCCGTGATCCGCGAACTGGGCATCGACCCCGATATCGTTAATATCAATGGCGGCGCCATCGCCCTGGGCCATCCCCTTGGCTGTACCGGTGCCAAACTCACTGTTCAAATCCTCAGTGACCTGAAACGACTCAATCAAAAATATGGCATCGTCACCGCCTGCGTAGGTGGTGGTCAGGGAATAGCCGGTGTCATCGAAAGATTATAA